From Anopheles coluzzii chromosome 3, AcolN3, whole genome shotgun sequence, the proteins below share one genomic window:
- the LOC120957658 gene encoding sialin gives MYGPLIHFIKAIDRIPTRFNVSIMLFMACLISYMLRVNMSVNILAMVQPIQSNIKQSAPLDHNNISDGTTNQTMIENSKVPDYGPRYNWSSHDQSIILGAYFYGYLISSLPAGIFAERFGGRNMVGLSLAFSALLTALTPLAADNGMWATIANRVALGILGGFLYPALHNLISKWAPPDEKGKFVSALMGGTFGTVITWPLVGVLIETLGWSFAFYIPAVISAIVAVLWYIIVADSPSTHPRIKAEEKDYIEKSLGDTISKSKLLPPIASLATSPPFLALLVLHFGNLWGLYFLITAAPKFMSEVLGFKLAKAGFLAALPYLARSLAAFLFGTVGDLLRKKSIMSVTAIRKSFCLFSHIIPGLFLVGLIYIGFDPYVCVAIITLSLGFNGASTMTNLQNSQDLAPNFAGTLYGIINFVGTSSGFISPILVAHFTVQQSTMEEWQYVFMIGAAAYIVPALIFIVFGSGQVQKWNEPKQTQANGEFQHT, from the exons ATGTACGGGCCGCTAATCCATTTCATTAAAGCGATAG ATCGCATACCGACCCGGTTCAACGTGTCTATTATGTTGTTTATGGCATGTCTCATCAGCTATATGTTACGAGTAAACATGTCTGTCAATATATTGGCAATGGTGCAGCCAATTCAAAGCAATATCAAACAATCTGCACCCTTGGACCATAACAACATATCTGATGGAACAACTAATCAAACAATGATCGAAAATTCAAAAGTCCCAGAT TATGGTCCACGATATAATTGGAGCTCTCACGATCAAAGCATCATCTTGGGCGCCTATTTCTACGGTTATCTGATATCGTCGTTGCCGGCCGGTATTTTTGCGGAACGCTTTGGCGGACGTAATATGGTTGGACTGTCGTTGGCATTTAGCGCACTCCTAACCGCATTAACTCCCCTAGCCGCTGACAATGGCATGTGGGCCACTATTGCCAATCGCGTGGCGCTAGGAATTTTGGGT GGCTTTTTGTATCCGGCATTACACAACCTCATCTCTAAATGGGCACCCCCAGACGAGAAGGGAAAGTTCGTATCGGCTCTCATGGGTGGAACATTTGGCACGGTTATCACGTGGCCCCTGGTCGGCGTTCTAATTGAGACGCTCGGATGGTCCTTTGCCTTCTACATTCCAGCAGTAATCTCTGCCATCGTAGCAGTCCTGTGGTACATTATTGTAGCCGACAGTCCATCAACCCATCCTCGCATAAAAGCGGAAGAGAAAGACTATATAGAAAAGTCACTCGGCGACACAATCTCGAAATCGAAGCTCTTACCACCAATTGCATCACTTGCTACATCGCCACCATTTTTGGCCTTGCTAGTGTTGCATTTTGGCAACCTGTGGGGCTTGTACTTCTTGATAACTGCAGCACCTAAATTTATGAGTGAG GTACTTGGATTTAAGCTTGCCAAAGCAGGATTCCTAGCGGCACTACCATATCTAGCAAGATCATTGGCCGCATTTTTATTCGGAACAGTGGGTGATTTGCTTCGTAAAAAATCGATTATGAGCGTCACTGCAATACGCAAGTCCTTCTGCTTATTCT CTCACATAATACCCGGCCTGTTTCTCGTTGGGCTAATCTACATTGGCTTCGATCCATACGTTTGTGTCGCCATCATTACACTCTCGCTCGGGTTTAACGGTGCATCTACGATGACCAATCTCCAAAACTCCCAGGACCTGGCGCCCAACTTTGCCGGAACGCTGTACGGTATCATTAACTTTGTCGGAACGTCTAGCGGCTTCATCTCGCCCATCCTCGTAGCTCACTTTACCGTTCAGCAGAGTACTATGGAAGAATGGCAATATGTTTTCATGATTGGTGCGGCAGCTTACATCGTTCCTGCGCTCATATTTATCGTCTTTGGTTCAGGACAGGTACAGAAGTGGAACGAACCGAAACAAACGCAAGCGAATGGAGAGTTCCAACACACCTAA
- the LOC120957659 gene encoding uncharacterized protein LOC120957659: protein MLSVEQLIASVNKLNQYIMHLILGTLLPFAVLVHAAPGPCELPSLSEVGSQYLVFGQDCRQYAYGYNAGSSAKVELKNADGTVYGAYHYIDANNITQKVNYTVNDVDGFVVEASNLPVPLKDVVVDALTTTEVPTTLPSVVPEQETTPFKLVRESSVSQSKDRDIYLKPILSVWFPASSYNPDHVVVQHAELSASKQEHDKRV, encoded by the coding sequence ATGTTGAGTGTTGAGCAACTCATAGCATCAGTCAATAAGTTGAATCAGTACATCATGCACTTGATTTTAGGTACTCTTCTACCGTTTGCGGTGCTAGTCCACGCTGCACCCGGTCCGTGTGAATTGCCAAGCTTATCGGAAGTTGGCAGCCAGTATTTGGTATTTGGGCAGGATTGCAGACAGTACGCGTATGGCTACAATGCTGGATCATCGGCTAAGGTGGAATTGAAGAACGCAGATGGCACGGTATACGGTGCCTATCATTATATCGATGCCAACAACATAACCCAGAAAGTAAACTACACGGTAAATGACGTGGATGGGTTTGTGGTGGAAGCATCTAACCTGCCTGTGCCATTAAAAGATGTTGTTGTCGATGCTTTAACAACAACAGAAGTGCCAACCACACTGCCGTCTGTTGTTCCGGAGCAAGAAACAACTCCGTTCAAACTAGTGCGCGAGTCTAGTGTCAGCCAATCCAAGGATCGTGATATATATTTGAAACCAATCCTTTCCGTATGGTTTCCCGCCAGTTCGTACAACCCAGACCATGTCGTAGTGCAGCACGCTGAACTTTCAGCATCGAAGCAAGAACATGATAAAAGAGTTTGA
- the LOC120957657 gene encoding uncharacterized protein LOC120957657, with translation MMGAKQYSTCSALLAGVIAACLVLGDIGVNSAQTAPVLFLTVKSCNFGMTKVDHLKCGYLIVTDILISPDGVPLPFFHDNRINIKKSGLKIIASFGGSVVPSELFAFLTCDDQRRAAFVINLVEFTLAHGFHGIDLGWLYPAPQERDQYVRLLRDLRLACDLNGLVLTVTVPSRPSVIEVNYPVEKLDKYADYVILSTTEFRKLRKTSFIAPLYSCSPGSSNSIDYHVDRWKMAGLSCGKIVIVIQTMTLTYKLYIQNEYRVGTPALQLKIRPYYKICRKLYSGSLEIWDSNVRSPYAFRDLSWYSYENEKSVKEKVCFVVQQGLGGLAVFYYDEDDPINICGDGQYPLTAIVVAAMNSQYHPPSVITDSQIYHYDSPSLTPLSQLDYHQYSEVNSKDPLVVYVEEENPYGKTVLPSKPSTGTYFPSSNVQHKSGPLNYSMNKTSLTREMNDQFSTDGFEAFYGATDSGSDEYHEDFMDTIYGLMEVGQSVDMAPPQLSTSNTPSMVFSEPNPVSPTVQLFSENVPVDNSRACKLFSEHTNNHPTGHTACTGCKGFGTSKPCTHCSSTPVEHHRACCPCKLSGIKIVATGNAPTTTTTTTTTTTTTMAPPVIHFFPMMPPTMKPPTCCQGCEKCVKIMATGNAEAPKEVVHPVHCPCTTPGQHLNAQLYSEHSCVPGAKTAGVKIQAQAVGAQPIVPSAPFGVKICPRDGILHDPHDRRSYYLCKRGLPMCDENKFSCAHGYIFNEMSKKCVPEGLSK, from the exons ATGATGGGTGCGAAACAATATTCTACGTGCTCAGCTCTATTGGCAGGCGTAATAGCTGCCTGCTTGGTTCTTGGTGACATTGGGGTGAATAGTGCTCAAACGGCGCCGGTTTTGTTTCTTACTGTGAAAAGTTGCAACTTTGGTATGACGAAAGTCGATCATTTGAAGTGTGGTTATTTGATTGTGACAGACATTTTAATAAGCCCTGATGGAGTGCCGCTACCATTTTTCCACGATAaca GAATCAATATCAAGAAGTCCGGTCTGAAGATAATTGCGTCCTTTGGGGGGTCAGTAGTGCCTTCTGAGCTGTTTGCTTTTCTAACGTGTGATGATCAACGGCGAGCTGCATTTGTGATTAATTTGGTCGAGTTTACACTAGCTCATGGATTCCATGGAATCGATTTGGGCTGGCTCTATCCAGCACCACAGGAAAGG GATCAGTACGTCCGATTGTTAAGGGATTTGAGACTTGCTTGCGATCTGAATGGATTGGTGTTAACGGTGACTGTTCCTAGCCGACCGTCCGTGATTGAGGTGAACTATCCGGTGGAAAAACTGGATAAGTATGCAGATTACGTTATCTTGAGTACGACGGAATTTAGAAAACTACGCAAAACATCATTCATAGCACCGTTGTACTCATGCAGTCCAGGGTCTTCCAATAGCATT GATTACCACGTGGATCGATGGAAGATGGCTGGTCTGAGCTGCGGGAAAATTGTCATTGTAATTCAAACAATGACATTAACGTACAAGCTGTACATTCAGAATGAGTATCGGGTGGGTACACCAGCTCTGCAGCTAAAGATTCGTCCGTACTATAAAATCTGTCGGAAACTGTACAGTGGGTCGCTAGAGATTTGGGACAGCAATGTTCGAAGCCCTTATGCATTCCGTGATTTATCCTGGTACTCATACGAAAATGAAAAGTCCGTTAAAGAAAAGGTGTGTTTCGTAGTGCAGCAGGGTCTTGGCGGGTTGGCTGTGTTCTATTACGATGAAGATGATCCGATCAATATATGTGGAGATGGGCAGTATCCTCTTACAGCGATAGTGGTAGCGGCAATGAATTCACAGTACCATCCGCCTTCAGTGATTACTGATTCACAGATCTACCATTACGATTCACCATCGTTAACGCCACTATCACAGCTAGACTACCACCAATACAGTGAGGTTAACAGCAAAGACCCACTGGTTGTTTATGTAGAAGAAGAGAACCCATATGGAAAGACAGTATTGCCCTCCAAACCAAGCACTGGAACGTATTTTCCATCTAGCAATGTTCAACACAAATCGGGTCCGCTGAATTACAGCATGAATAAGACGTCGTTAACCAGAGAAATGAATGATCAATTTTCTACAGATGGGTTTGAAGCGTTTTATGGTGCCACAGACTCAGGATCTGATGAGTATCATGAAGATTTTATGGATACGATTTACGGTTTAATGGAAGTTGGTCAGAGTGTAGATATGGCTCCTCCCCAATTATCTACAAGCAATACGCCTTCTATGGTGTTTAGCGAACCAAACCCCGTATCGCCCACTGTACAACTGTTCTCGGAAAATGTTCCCGTAGACAACTCACGGGCATGCAAATTGTTTTCAGAACATACCAATAATCATCCTACGGGACACACTGCCTGCACTGGGTGCAAAGGGTTTGGTACTTCCAAGCCATGTACGCATTGCTCCTCTACGCCAGTCGAGCATCACCGAGCATGCTGTCCGTGCAAGTTGTCAGGAATTAAAATAGTCGCTACAGGAAATGCACCGACAactacaactactacaactacaACGACGACAACTACAATGGCGCCACCTGTCATTCACTTTTTCCCGATGATGCCACCAACAATGAAGCCACCTACATGTTGCCAGGGGTGTGAAAAGTGTGTCAAAATTATGGCGACCGGTAATGCCGAGGCTCCGAAAGAGGTAGTACATCCTGTACATTGCCCTTGTACAACGCCTGGGCAACATCTGAATGCTCAGTTATACTCAGAGCATTCATGCGTGCCGGGAGCCAAAACTGCTGGAGTAAAAATTCAAGCACAAGCTGTTGGAGCGCAACCAATTGTTCCATCTGCACCTTTCGGAGTGAAGATTTGTCCTCGCGATGGAATCCTTCACGATCCGCATGATCGACGCTCATATTATCTTTGCAAACGTGGCTT GCCCATGTGTGATGAAAATAAGTTCAGCTGCGCACACGGTTACATATTTAACGAAATGAGTAAAAAATGTGTACCGGAAGGATTGTCGAAATAG
- the LOC120956399 gene encoding putative inorganic phosphate cotransporter isoform X1: protein MILTTNVFKGSFPKRMIVTVMIFVACTASFMLRVHMSINLLAMIQPTVSNNSFIITNSTVAISSNQEHSNETFTKDDNHIVPTLAVPDYGPRYDWKQNIQSHILGAYFYGYLLTSLPAGPLAERYGPQRLIGYSFLLCAIVTALFPLLAAIDVWCVIAGRFMIGFLSGFVYPTLHNVISRWIPPNEKSKAVACIAGGSTFGTVITWPFAGLLTEHFGWVYAFYVPALLSALVGVIWFWLIADSPSDHKTITKEERDLIEASFGSTVSKAKAKPPLGKVVKSIPFAALVLSHYSSFWGLNFFVTQAPKFINEVLGFNLTNAGFLSSLPYLARMFSGFFFGIIGDGLRRNETMTVTALRKSFIVFSHFLPGAFLIALPFIAQNPIVTVSCIIACLGFNGASTITNLVNAQDLAPNFAATLYGMMNFLATTAGFLAPMTVAFFTSEKNTMDEWKYVFLLTAGFYIVSGIFFIAFGSGKVQKWNEIKQQPAAVSAEPEVLSVKL from the exons ATGATACTTACTACCAATGTTTTCAAGG GATCGTTCCCGAAACGAATGATAGTAACAGTAATGATATTTGTTGCATGTACGGCATCGTTCATGCTACGTGTGCATATGTCGATAAATCTTCTGGCAATGATACAACCAACCGTATCAAACAACAGTTTCATAATAACGAACAGTACAGTCGCGATCTCCTCAAATCAGGAACACTCCAATGAAACATTCACCAAAGATGATAATCATATCGTACCTACTCTAGCCGTGCCCGACTACGGTCCTCGTTACGAttggaaacaaaacatacaaagcCACATCCTTGGAGCCTACTTCTATGGCTACCTGTTGACTTCTCTTCCTGCTGGACCACTTGCAGAGCGATATGGTCCTCAGCGCTTGATTGGATATTCGTTCCTTCTCTGTGCGATTGTTACCGCATTGTTTCCTCTACTTGCCGCCATCGATGTGTGGTGTGTCATAGCTGGACGTTTTATGATTGGTTTCCTCAGCGGATTTGTGTATCCCACGCTGCACAACGTTATCTCGCGCTGGATTCCACCGAATGAGAAAAGCAAAGCTGTGGCTTGTATTGCAGGAGGAAGCACCTTTGGTACTGTCATTACATGGCCGTTTGCTGGCCTGCTAACAGAACACTTCGGTTGGGTTTACGCATTTTACGTTCCTGCTCTGTTGTCTGCCTTGGTTGGAGTTATTTGGTTTTGGCTGATTGCTGACTCGCCAAGCGATCATAAAACAATCACAAAGGAGGAACGAGATCTAATAGAAGCATCGTTTGGTAGTACAGTATCGAAAGCTAAGGCAAAGCCACCGCTGGGAAAAGTTGTCAAATCTATACCATTCGCAGCACTTGTTCTATCGCATTACAGTAGTTTTTGGGGGCTTAACTTTTTCGTTACACAGGCACCCAAGTTTATTAACGAAGTACTTGGCTTTAACCTAACCAACGCTGGATTCCTCTCAAGCTTACCCTATTTGGCACGCATGTTTTCGGGATTTTTCTTCGGAATCATAGGCGATGGTTTGCGACGGAATGAAACAATGACTGTCACTGCTCTACGAAAATCATTCATCGTGTTTT CACATTTCCTGCCAGGAGCATTCCTGATCGCACTTCCTTTTATCGCACAGAATCCAATCGTCACCGTGTCATGCATTATAGCTTGTCTCGGTTTTAACGGTGCTTCAACGATTACTAATTTAGTGAATGCACAGGATTTGGCACCGAACTTTGCTGCCACTTTGTATGGCATGATGAACTTTCTTGCAACGACGGCAGGTTTCCTAGCACCCATGACAGTAGCTTTCTTCACATCGGAAAAG AATACAATGGATGAATGGAAGTATGTGTTTCTGCTTACCGCTGGGTTTTACATCGTTTCCGGtatcttttttattgcatttggCTCTGGAAAAGTTCAGAAATGGAACGAAATTAAACAGCAACCAGCTGCAGTATCTGCAGAGCCTGAAGTCCTAAGTGTAAAGTTATAG
- the LOC120956399 gene encoding putative inorganic phosphate cotransporter isoform X2: MFSRAPKFINEVLGFNLTNAGFLSSLPYLARMFSGFFFGIIGDGLRRNETMTVTALRKSFIVFSHFLPGAFLIALPFIAQNPIVTVSCIIACLGFNGASTITNLVNAQDLAPNFAATLYGMMNFLATTAGFLAPMTVAFFTSEKNTMDEWKYVFLLTAGFYIVSGIFFIAFGSGKVQKWNEIKQQPAAVSAEPEVLSVKL; this comes from the exons ATGTTTTCAAGG GCACCCAAGTTTATTAACGAAGTACTTGGCTTTAACCTAACCAACGCTGGATTCCTCTCAAGCTTACCCTATTTGGCACGCATGTTTTCGGGATTTTTCTTCGGAATCATAGGCGATGGTTTGCGACGGAATGAAACAATGACTGTCACTGCTCTACGAAAATCATTCATCGTGTTTT CACATTTCCTGCCAGGAGCATTCCTGATCGCACTTCCTTTTATCGCACAGAATCCAATCGTCACCGTGTCATGCATTATAGCTTGTCTCGGTTTTAACGGTGCTTCAACGATTACTAATTTAGTGAATGCACAGGATTTGGCACCGAACTTTGCTGCCACTTTGTATGGCATGATGAACTTTCTTGCAACGACGGCAGGTTTCCTAGCACCCATGACAGTAGCTTTCTTCACATCGGAAAAG AATACAATGGATGAATGGAAGTATGTGTTTCTGCTTACCGCTGGGTTTTACATCGTTTCCGGtatcttttttattgcatttggCTCTGGAAAAGTTCAGAAATGGAACGAAATTAAACAGCAACCAGCTGCAGTATCTGCAGAGCCTGAAGTCCTAAGTGTAAAGTTATAG